One genomic region from Cetobacterium sp. 8H encodes:
- the mnmA gene encoding tRNA 2-thiouridine(34) synthase MnmA, translated as MDRKKVVLGLSGGVDSSTSAYMLKSDGFEVIGVTLVCSEEQKKSQDLIDAKKLAEKLNIKHIVLDVIEEFKEKIVKYFLDEYSNGMTPSPCVICDEGIKIKKLLEVANLEKAYFIATGHYCEVDDQNIFEETLLKKPKDEKKDQGYMLYRIKPEDLKRMIFPLAKYEKMIVREKAKEYGIDVHDKKDSQGICFAKEGYIEFLKKNLKEKIKPGNFIDKTGKILGQHQGYQLYTIGQRRGLGVLFSKVYFIIDIIPESNEIILGDYVELNRKKIRLENFVLHVSKSKLKEMELIGKPRFSSNGFSGKIVEDEGSFYFEYEKENPQNAKGQHLVIYSGELVIGGGKIIF; from the coding sequence ATGGATAGAAAAAAAGTAGTTTTAGGATTAAGTGGAGGTGTAGATTCTTCTACATCAGCGTATATGCTAAAAAGTGATGGATTTGAAGTTATTGGAGTTACATTAGTTTGTAGTGAAGAACAAAAAAAATCTCAAGACCTAATTGATGCAAAAAAATTAGCAGAAAAATTAAATATTAAACACATAGTATTGGATGTAATAGAAGAGTTTAAAGAGAAAATAGTGAAATATTTTTTAGATGAATATTCAAATGGAATGACACCATCGCCGTGTGTAATTTGTGATGAAGGAATAAAAATAAAAAAACTTTTAGAAGTAGCAAATTTGGAGAAGGCATATTTTATAGCCACAGGTCATTATTGTGAAGTAGACGATCAAAATATTTTTGAAGAAACTCTTTTAAAAAAACCAAAGGATGAAAAAAAAGATCAAGGCTATATGTTATATAGAATAAAGCCAGAAGATCTAAAAAGAATGATTTTCCCATTAGCTAAATATGAAAAAATGATTGTTAGAGAAAAGGCTAAAGAGTATGGAATAGATGTTCATGATAAAAAAGATAGCCAAGGAATATGTTTTGCAAAAGAGGGATATATTGAATTTTTAAAGAAGAATTTAAAAGAAAAAATAAAACCAGGAAACTTTATAGATAAAACAGGAAAAATTTTAGGTCAACATCAAGGGTATCAATTATATACTATAGGACAGAGAAGAGGATTAGGTGTACTTTTTTCAAAAGTATATTTTATTATAGATATAATACCAGAATCAAATGAAATAATTTTAGGAGACTATGTTGAGTTAAATAGGAAAAAAATAAGACTAGAAAATTTTGTATTACACGTTTCTAAAAGCAAATTAAAAGAAATGGAATTAATTGGAAAGCCTAGATTTTCAAGTAATGGTTTTAGTGGAAAAATTGTAGAAGATGAAGGTAGTTTTTATTTTGAATATGAAAAAGAAAATCCACAAAATGCAAAAGGACAACATCTTGTAATATATTCAGGAGAACTTGTAATTGGTGGAGGAAAAATAATATTTTAA
- a CDS encoding aminopeptidase P family protein, with the protein MKLERLMKEQGMDAILITNMLNIRYFTGFTGTTGTALAIGDKRYFITDFRYVSQGKNEVEKNGFELVCENISTLKKVGELLKENKVKKLGIENQSVTLDQFDLFKNNFENIEYLNLNDLFTKEREIKNEFEIKTIEESIKIAEKALEITIPKIKIGVKERDIAAELEYQMRKLGASKPSFDIIVASNERSALPHGVASEKLIEEGFLTIDYGCFYNGYASDITRTFYMGETPEDKHLEIYEIVKTANEMAIKAVKPGVSTSELDAIARNYITEKGYGEYFGHGLGHGIGLQIHEYPGVSFKAENKILKEGMVITIEPGIYISNFGGVRIEDDVLVTKDSYKVLTNLNKKFIKL; encoded by the coding sequence ATGAAATTAGAAAGATTAATGAAAGAACAGGGTATGGATGCAATACTGATAACAAATATGCTAAATATTAGATACTTTACAGGTTTTACGGGAACAACAGGAACAGCGTTAGCAATAGGAGATAAAAGATATTTTATAACAGATTTTAGATATGTTTCTCAAGGGAAAAATGAAGTGGAAAAAAATGGATTTGAATTAGTTTGTGAAAATATATCTACTTTAAAAAAGGTAGGTGAGCTATTAAAAGAAAATAAAGTAAAAAAATTAGGAATTGAAAATCAATCAGTTACTCTTGATCAATTTGATCTTTTTAAAAATAATTTTGAAAATATAGAATATTTAAATTTAAATGATTTATTTACAAAAGAAAGAGAGATTAAGAATGAATTTGAAATTAAAACAATTGAAGAATCTATAAAAATAGCAGAAAAAGCTTTAGAGATAACTATTCCAAAAATAAAAATAGGGGTAAAAGAAAGAGATATAGCTGCTGAATTAGAATATCAAATGAGAAAATTAGGAGCATCAAAACCATCATTTGATATTATTGTAGCCTCAAATGAAAGATCAGCTCTACCTCATGGGGTAGCTAGTGAAAAGCTTATAGAAGAAGGTTTTTTAACAATTGATTATGGATGTTTTTATAATGGTTATGCATCAGATATAACAAGAACATTTTATATGGGAGAAACTCCAGAAGACAAACATTTAGAAATTTATGAAATAGTAAAAACTGCAAATGAAATGGCAATAAAAGCTGTAAAACCAGGAGTTTCAACAAGTGAATTAGATGCAATAGCTAGAAATTATATAACAGAAAAAGGATATGGAGAATATTTTGGACATGGATTAGGCCACGGGATAGGACTTCAAATTCATGAATATCCAGGCGTATCTTTTAAAGCTGAAAATAAAATTTTAAAAGAAGGAATGGTTATAACAATCGAACCAGGTATCTATATTTCAAATTTTGGTGGAGTTAGAATAGAGGATGATGTACTTGTAACAAAAGATTCATATAAAGTTTTAACTAATTTAAATAAAAAATTTATAAAGTTATAA
- a CDS encoding AbgT family transporter: MEAELKQQETQKKGLVDKFLNIVEKGGNALPHPATLFAILAVAIIFISGIGSALGWSVDFVGINSKTMKTEEMLISTRSLMSKEGVNYIFTSMVKNFTGFAPLGTVLVAIIGIGLAERSGLMAAVLKKAALSTPKKLVTVMVIFLGIMSNVASDAGYVVLPPLAALIFMSFGRHPIAGLAAAFAGVSGGFSANLLIGTIDPLLGGISTEAARILDPTYEVLPTANWYFMMASTFVIAAIGTFINDKIVEPRLGKYTGEEKMEFQEVSPEEKKALRAAGLAAVAMILAMIPLYFALGKNFLGSGLVPVIVLFFAIPGLAYGKSIGTIKNDSDVMAMLGKSMQGMSGYIILVFFAAQFIAYFNYTNLGTILAVKGADFLETTGITGIPLIIGFILIVGFLNLFMGSASAKWAILAPVFIPMLMRVGYTPQFTQLAYRIGDSSTNIISPLMSYFAMIIVFMQKYDRKASLGTLISVMLPYSMAFLVGWSIFLAIWMVSGLPIGPDSFMRLAGM; the protein is encoded by the coding sequence ATGGAAGCAGAATTAAAGCAACAAGAAACTCAAAAAAAAGGTCTGGTAGACAAATTTTTAAACATAGTTGAAAAAGGGGGAAACGCGTTACCACATCCAGCAACATTATTTGCAATATTAGCAGTAGCAATAATATTTATTTCAGGGATTGGATCAGCATTAGGATGGTCAGTTGATTTTGTGGGAATCAACAGTAAAACAATGAAGACAGAAGAGATGCTTATCTCAACAAGATCTTTAATGTCAAAAGAAGGTGTAAATTACATATTTACATCTATGGTAAAGAATTTTACTGGATTTGCACCATTAGGAACTGTACTGGTTGCAATTATTGGAATTGGTCTAGCTGAAAGATCTGGGCTTATGGCAGCAGTATTAAAAAAGGCAGCTTTGTCAACACCTAAAAAATTAGTAACGGTTATGGTTATATTTTTAGGAATTATGTCTAACGTTGCTTCAGATGCAGGTTATGTTGTATTACCACCACTTGCGGCATTGATATTTATGTCATTTGGAAGACATCCGATAGCAGGTCTAGCAGCAGCATTTGCAGGGGTATCTGGGGGGTTCTCAGCAAACTTATTAATTGGAACAATAGATCCATTGTTAGGAGGAATTTCAACAGAAGCAGCTAGAATATTAGATCCTACATATGAAGTTTTACCAACAGCAAACTGGTACTTTATGATGGCATCAACATTTGTAATAGCGGCTATAGGAACATTTATAAATGATAAAATTGTAGAACCAAGACTTGGTAAATATACAGGTGAAGAGAAGATGGAATTCCAAGAAGTTTCACCTGAAGAAAAGAAAGCTCTAAGAGCAGCAGGATTAGCAGCAGTAGCAATGATTCTAGCTATGATTCCATTATACTTTGCTTTAGGGAAGAACTTCTTAGGAAGCGGATTAGTACCAGTTATCGTTTTATTCTTTGCTATTCCAGGACTTGCATACGGAAAGTCGATTGGAACTATTAAAAATGATTCAGATGTAATGGCAATGCTAGGAAAATCAATGCAAGGAATGTCAGGATATATTATTTTAGTTTTCTTTGCGGCTCAGTTCATAGCATATTTTAACTATACAAACTTAGGAACAATATTAGCAGTAAAAGGTGCAGATTTCCTTGAAACAACAGGGATTACAGGAATTCCACTAATTATAGGATTTATTTTGATTGTAGGATTCTTAAATCTATTTATGGGATCAGCATCAGCTAAATGGGCTATATTAGCACCAGTATTTATTCCTATGCTGATGAGAGTTGGATATACTCCTCAATTTACACAGTTAGCTTATAGAATTGGAGATTCAAGTACAAATATTATCTCTCCACTAATGTCTTACTTTGCTATGATAATAGTATTTATGCAAAAGTACGATAGAAAAGCATCACTAGGAACACTTATATCAGTAATGCTTCCATATTCAATGGCATTCTTAGTTGGATGGAGTATTTTCTTAGCGATTTGGATGGTAAGTGGATTACCAATTGGTCCAGATTCATTTATGAGATTAGCAGGAATGTAA
- a CDS encoding alpha/beta hydrolase, translated as MKENIVLIHGAGVGGWVYRDVEKVLKYYGNNVYSPTLSGMGDRKALLEKKITLTDYANEIIDIILKNNLTDVYLVGHSFGGAVISVVVEKIPERIKFQIYIDSFFLENGESILTLFGEKREKELKEISTNEGEGKYLPKRLFGKDHPLIKDMPFYPYLEKVHFNGIGKNIKGAYIDCLDGTGFEHLEKPKKIMKQRVKERGWEYITLDSNHTPMTKSPARERLIEIIVNLIEKTS; from the coding sequence ATGAAGGAAAATATAGTATTAATCCATGGAGCAGGAGTAGGTGGATGGGTATATAGAGATGTTGAAAAAGTTTTGAAATATTATGGGAATAATGTATACTCTCCTACTTTGTCAGGAATGGGAGATAGAAAAGCATTGTTAGAAAAAAAAATTACTTTAACAGATTATGCCAACGAAATTATTGATATTATTTTAAAAAATAATTTGACGGATGTCTATTTAGTAGGCCACTCTTTTGGTGGCGCAGTGATATCTGTTGTGGTAGAAAAAATACCAGAAAGAATAAAATTTCAGATATATATAGATAGTTTTTTCTTGGAAAATGGAGAAAGTATTTTAACTTTATTTGGAGAGAAGAGGGAAAAGGAATTAAAAGAAATATCAACTAATGAAGGAGAGGGGAAATATCTTCCAAAAAGATTATTTGGAAAAGATCATCCATTAATAAAAGATATGCCATTTTATCCGTATTTAGAGAAAGTGCATTTTAATGGAATTGGGAAAAATATAAAAGGAGCATATATAGACTGTTTAGATGGCACAGGTTTTGAGCATTTAGAAAAACCTAAGAAAATAATGAAACAAAGAGTTAAAGAAAGAGGATGGGAATATATAACTTTAGACTCTAATCACACTCCTATGACAAAATCTCCAGCAAGAGAACGGTTAATAGAAATAATAGTTAATTTAATAGAAAAAACCAGCTAA
- a CDS encoding NCS2 family permease, giving the protein MNFLNTFFKIKERNSTIKHEIIGGTTTFLTMAYIIFINPAILSEAGMDKGALITVTILSATIGTLLAAFLANVPFALAPGMGLNAFFTYSLVIGRGIPWETALGIVFLSGVFFFILSIGGIRERIANAIPLCLKISVTGGIGLFIAFIGLKTLGIVASNPATIIGLARFNTKILIGIVGLFIAIILEIKKVKGGILIGIVTSTVIGFFTGDTLLPTSIVSMPPSIAPIAFKLDILSALKLSLLGPAFSFMFVDLFDSLGTLIACSKEIGIADKDGNVKDLGKMLYADVTSTMVGAVLGTSTVTTLSETAAGIAAGARTGLASVVTACFFIVSLFFTPLVSIVPSFATAPALIIVGVYMFKNICDLDWKDYKTLFPSFVTILMMPLTYSISTGLAFGFISYIVIHAGTGDVKKINPTLLFIGVLSVLSLIV; this is encoded by the coding sequence ATGAATTTTTTAAACACTTTTTTTAAAATTAAGGAAAGAAATAGTACAATTAAACACGAAATCATTGGTGGTACTACGACTTTTCTTACTATGGCTTACATTATTTTTATAAATCCAGCAATTCTTAGTGAAGCCGGTATGGATAAAGGGGCCCTTATAACTGTTACTATTTTATCTGCAACAATTGGTACACTTTTAGCTGCCTTTCTTGCTAATGTTCCTTTTGCTCTTGCACCAGGTATGGGATTAAATGCATTCTTTACATATTCTCTTGTAATTGGAAGAGGTATCCCTTGGGAAACTGCTCTTGGTATTGTTTTTCTTTCAGGTGTATTTTTCTTTATTCTTTCTATCGGTGGTATTAGAGAAAGAATTGCAAATGCTATCCCTCTTTGTTTAAAAATATCAGTTACCGGTGGTATTGGTCTTTTCATTGCATTTATTGGATTAAAGACTCTTGGTATCGTTGCATCAAACCCTGCTACAATTATAGGTTTAGCTAGATTTAATACTAAAATTCTTATTGGTATAGTTGGTCTTTTTATTGCAATAATATTAGAAATAAAAAAAGTTAAAGGTGGAATTTTAATTGGTATAGTTACTTCTACTGTCATTGGATTTTTCACAGGAGATACACTTTTACCTACATCAATCGTATCTATGCCACCAAGTATCGCTCCAATTGCATTTAAACTTGATATTTTAAGTGCTCTTAAGCTATCTCTTTTAGGACCTGCATTCTCATTTATGTTTGTTGACCTATTTGATTCACTTGGAACTCTTATAGCTTGTTCTAAAGAGATTGGAATTGCTGATAAAGATGGTAATGTAAAAGATTTAGGAAAAATGCTTTATGCTGATGTAACTTCTACTATGGTTGGAGCTGTACTGGGAACAAGTACTGTAACAACTCTTTCTGAAACTGCAGCAGGTATTGCAGCTGGAGCAAGAACTGGATTAGCATCTGTTGTAACTGCTTGTTTCTTTATTGTTTCTTTATTTTTTACACCTCTTGTTTCTATAGTTCCATCATTTGCAACTGCACCTGCTCTTATAATTGTTGGAGTATATATGTTTAAAAATATTTGTGATCTTGATTGGAAAGATTATAAAACTCTTTTCCCATCTTTTGTAACAATTCTTATGATGCCATTAACATACAGTATTAGTACTGGGCTAGCTTTTGGTTTTATATCTTATATTGTTATTCATGCTGGAACTGGAGATGTTAAGAAAATAAATCCTACTCTATTATTTATTGGAGTATTATCTGTTCTTAGCCTAATTGTCTAA
- a CDS encoding SEC-C metal-binding domain-containing protein, which produces MEDKFLMESLNSLLKDDLFKILAKFDIKLAKSTVKGKIIEKIIELYQNDTEVFLEIFSKDTITLLSQYNKDSNQVSEKDFYEYEEFLIPLQSFGFISKNIIKEKDNNHYIISTWFLEVINKISNTEDNKKVIDFNQELEMLILGMIRFYGVIDEEKLLELLIPTFKDITLNKIHSFIDNRWILNVFVTKIQDSGSNLVYFVADSVSEPVDILHETIKYENLDYKILTNDEYKNYWNYFFIEKTQEVADLIALLMAHKLQGAQIGFEITTIIDKIKNNVPVNEIIDDFKTRVIFDNSDAEQIFTNIISRIANTIPLWCLKGHSFIEVFGEAQAPRTVTKIGRNDACPCGSGKKYKKCCGK; this is translated from the coding sequence GTGGAAGATAAATTTTTAATGGAATCTTTAAACAGCTTACTAAAAGATGATCTTTTTAAAATTTTAGCTAAGTTTGATATAAAGCTTGCTAAAAGTACTGTTAAAGGTAAAATAATTGAAAAAATAATTGAGTTATATCAAAATGATACTGAGGTGTTTTTAGAAATTTTTTCAAAAGATACTATTACACTTCTTTCTCAATACAATAAAGATAGTAATCAAGTAAGTGAAAAAGATTTCTACGAATACGAGGAGTTCTTAATTCCACTTCAAAGTTTTGGATTTATATCTAAAAATATTATAAAAGAAAAAGATAATAATCACTATATTATTTCAACTTGGTTTTTAGAAGTTATAAATAAAATTTCTAATACTGAAGATAACAAAAAAGTAATTGATTTTAATCAAGAACTTGAAATGCTTATTTTAGGAATGATTAGATTTTATGGAGTGATTGATGAGGAAAAACTTCTAGAGCTATTAATCCCTACTTTTAAGGATATAACTCTAAATAAAATACACTCTTTTATTGATAATAGATGGATTTTAAATGTTTTTGTTACTAAAATACAGGATTCTGGAAGCAATCTTGTTTACTTTGTTGCAGATTCAGTTTCAGAACCAGTAGATATTTTACATGAAACAATAAAATATGAAAATCTAGATTATAAAATTTTAACAAATGATGAATATAAAAATTATTGGAACTATTTCTTCATTGAAAAAACTCAAGAAGTTGCAGATTTAATAGCTCTTCTTATGGCGCACAAGCTTCAAGGTGCTCAAATTGGTTTTGAAATAACTACTATTATAGATAAGATTAAAAATAATGTTCCTGTAAATGAAATTATTGATGACTTTAAAACAAGAGTTATTTTTGATAATTCAGATGCAGAGCAAATATTTACTAATATTATATCTAGAATAGCTAATACAATCCCTCTATGGTGTTTAAAAGGGCATTCTTTTATTGAAGTTTTTGGTGAAGCCCAAGCTCCTAGAACTGTTACTAAAATTGGTAGAAATGATGCTTGTCCGTGTGGGTCTGGTAAAAAATACAAAAAATGTTGTGGTAAATAA
- the yfcE gene encoding phosphodiesterase, giving the protein MKIFVISDIHGSSYFLKKSLEAFKVENADYILILGDELYHGPRNPLPEEYNPKEVAEVLNSYKEKIVAVRGNCDSEVDQMLLEYPIMGDYTTLFLNKKRIFATHGHIFNKEKLPNLSKGDILIYGHTHIPLTEEKEGIFILNPGSISLPKDGNENSYGIFENDNFYVKNLDGKILKSICIKK; this is encoded by the coding sequence ATGAAAATTTTTGTAATTTCAGATATACATGGATCTAGTTATTTTTTGAAAAAATCTTTAGAAGCTTTTAAAGTGGAAAATGCAGATTATATCTTAATACTAGGAGATGAACTGTATCATGGACCTAGAAATCCTCTTCCTGAAGAGTATAATCCAAAAGAAGTAGCGGAAGTATTGAATAGTTATAAAGAAAAAATTGTTGCAGTTAGAGGAAATTGTGACAGTGAAGTTGATCAAATGTTACTAGAATATCCAATTATGGGAGACTATACAACTTTATTTTTAAATAAAAAAAGAATATTTGCCACACATGGACATATTTTTAATAAAGAGAAATTACCTAATTTATCTAAAGGAGATATCTTAATTTATGGACACACTCACATTCCTTTAACAGAAGAAAAAGAAGGAATATTTATTCTAAATCCAGGATCAATTTCATTACCAAAAGATGGAAATGAAAATAGTTATGGAATTTTTGAAAATGATAATTTTTATGTTAAAAACCTAGATGGGAAGATATTAAAAAGTATCTGTATAAAAAAATAA
- the lon gene encoding endopeptidase La — translation MSNSNPSNSTDLVNIRDLLPEDIPILPLVIRPIFPNILTPIAFTGEDFLKAIQDAEEHYNGFIGLVFTKNIDDSDYFNSDLYEVGTVVKINKVTSLSQDSVQAIVFGVERFKRKKVVNGNSRICWKVKYNRENDDSSIELKAYMLAIMTSLKEIFEVNPILKEELKLLVSQASYDHPGIFIDFVSSMLKAEAKDLQELLEEFNIVDRSQRLLTMLKNELEISQLQARISKQIEDKVSKQQKEYFLREQLKLIKQELGLEKDEKSTVIDKILERISHITLSPEAEKVVNEQIEKLSLLDQGSPEYHVARTYIESIVELPWGVFSKDRLDIKKAKTILDRDHYGLEDIKNNILEFVSTVIKTGNVNGSILCLVGPPGVGKTSIGKSIAESLNREFYRFSVGGMIDEAEIKGHRRTYIGAMPGKIIQSLKLVQKSNPVIMIDEIDKIGNSYRGDPASALLEVLDPEQNKDFLDHYLDIRYDLSKILFITTANQLDTIPRPLLDRMEIIHLSGYILEEKLQIALKYLIPQQLKAHALNNNEISISKNALKFIIDKYAREAGVRTLDKCIRKIMRKVNLKIAEGNKEKVRISEKNIESYLGVPFFITEELYQKESPGVTLGLAWTSMGGATLYIEAVSISNKEGGLKLTGQLGDVMRESAEIAYSYIRSLLSKDKNLPIEIKEYFEKNKIHLHVPEGATPKDGPSAGITMALALYSLALNTPVKKGIAMTGELTLTGKILPIGGVREKTIAARRVGVKELIFPKDNKKDFDRLPDFLKNGITVNYVDYFTDVLKYALVKK, via the coding sequence ATGAGTAATAGTAACCCTAGTAATTCAACTGACCTTGTAAATATAAGAGATTTACTTCCTGAGGATATCCCTATTTTACCTCTTGTTATAAGACCTATATTCCCAAATATTTTAACTCCTATAGCATTTACTGGTGAAGATTTTCTAAAAGCTATCCAAGATGCTGAAGAACACTATAATGGATTTATTGGTTTAGTTTTCACAAAAAATATTGATGATTCTGATTATTTTAATTCTGATTTATATGAAGTTGGAACCGTTGTAAAAATAAATAAAGTTACATCATTATCTCAAGATTCAGTTCAAGCTATTGTTTTTGGAGTTGAACGTTTTAAGAGAAAAAAAGTAGTTAATGGTAACTCGCGTATTTGCTGGAAAGTTAAATATAATCGAGAAAATGATGATTCTTCCATTGAATTAAAAGCTTATATGCTAGCTATAATGACATCTTTAAAAGAAATTTTTGAGGTAAACCCTATTTTAAAAGAAGAATTAAAGCTTTTGGTCTCTCAAGCATCGTACGATCATCCCGGAATTTTTATAGATTTTGTTTCTTCTATGTTAAAAGCAGAGGCTAAAGATCTTCAAGAGCTTCTAGAAGAATTTAATATTGTTGATCGTTCTCAACGATTACTTACAATGCTAAAAAATGAGCTAGAAATTTCTCAACTTCAAGCTAGAATCTCTAAACAGATAGAAGATAAAGTTAGTAAACAACAAAAAGAATATTTTTTAAGAGAACAACTTAAACTTATCAAACAAGAGCTTGGATTAGAAAAAGATGAAAAATCTACAGTTATAGATAAAATTTTAGAACGTATCAGCCATATAACTTTATCTCCAGAAGCTGAAAAAGTTGTTAATGAGCAAATAGAAAAACTATCCCTACTTGACCAAGGCTCACCAGAATACCATGTAGCTAGAACATATATTGAATCTATTGTCGAGCTTCCTTGGGGAGTATTTTCAAAGGATCGACTCGATATAAAAAAAGCTAAAACAATTTTGGATAGAGACCATTACGGGCTAGAAGATATTAAAAACAATATTTTAGAATTCGTCAGTACTGTTATAAAAACTGGTAATGTCAACGGATCTATTCTTTGTTTAGTTGGTCCTCCGGGAGTTGGTAAAACATCTATTGGTAAATCTATTGCTGAATCATTAAATAGAGAGTTCTATAGATTTTCTGTAGGTGGTATGATTGATGAAGCTGAAATTAAAGGACACAGAAGAACATATATTGGAGCTATGCCTGGAAAAATTATTCAATCTTTAAAATTGGTTCAAAAATCTAATCCGGTTATTATGATTGATGAAATAGATAAAATTGGAAATAGTTATAGGGGAGATCCCGCTTCTGCACTTTTAGAAGTTCTTGATCCTGAACAAAATAAAGATTTCCTAGATCATTATCTTGATATTAGATATGACTTATCTAAGATATTGTTCATTACAACTGCTAACCAATTAGATACAATCCCTAGACCTCTATTAGATAGAATGGAAATTATCCATCTTTCTGGTTATATTTTAGAAGAAAAATTACAAATTGCATTAAAATACTTAATACCTCAGCAACTGAAAGCTCATGCTTTAAATAATAATGAAATCTCAATAAGTAAAAATGCTTTAAAATTTATTATTGATAAGTATGCACGTGAAGCTGGAGTTAGAACTTTAGATAAGTGTATTAGAAAAATAATGAGAAAAGTAAACCTAAAAATTGCTGAAGGAAATAAAGAGAAAGTTAGAATCAGTGAAAAGAATATTGAGTCTTATTTAGGTGTCCCTTTTTTCATTACCGAAGAGCTTTACCAAAAAGAAAGCCCTGGAGTAACTTTAGGTTTAGCTTGGACATCGATGGGTGGTGCTACACTATATATAGAAGCTGTTAGTATTAGTAACAAGGAAGGTGGTCTTAAATTAACTGGACAACTTGGAGATGTAATGAGAGAATCTGCTGAAATTGCATATTCTTATATTCGTTCACTTCTATCTAAAGATAAAAATCTTCCTATTGAAATTAAAGAATACTTTGAGAAAAATAAAATTCATTTACATGTTCCCGAAGGAGCTACACCAAAAGATGGTCCTTCTGCTGGAATAACAATGGCTTTAGCGCTTTATTCTCTAGCTTTAAATACGCCTGTAAAAAAAGGAATCGCAATGACTGGAGAACTTACTCTAACAGGTAAAATTTTACCTATTGGTGGTGTTAGAGAAAAAACTATTGCTGCTAGAAGAGTCGGAGTAAAAGAGTTAATCTTTCCTAAAGACAATAAAAAAGATTTTGATCGACTTCCTGATTTTCTAAAAAATGGAATTACTGTAAATTATGTTGATTATTTTACAGATGTTTTAAAATATGCTTTAGTTAAAAAATAA
- the gnd gene encoding phosphogluconate dehydrogenase (NAD(+)-dependent, decarboxylating) — MKIGIVGLGKMGGNIARKLLIKNHEVVGFDVDKKALNEIKKLGGVVTDSLGEFIERLNTHKNPVVWVMLPSGKITNGTLMLLKDKLKKGSIIIDAGNSNYKDSIENSEKVKSKNLNWLDIGTSGGVLGFERGYCFMVGGDEEAYTYILPILKDLSKKDGYEYIGKSGSGHFVKMIHNGIEYGMMQAYAEGFEILEKNSKYELDLSKIANLWQNGSIIESLLLDISKDIFKEDPKLENIKGYVEDSGEGRWTVEEAISERVSSPVITMALMQRFRSRQEESFSDKVIAKMRKEFGGHSVKS; from the coding sequence ATGAAGATTGGAATAGTTGGTTTGGGAAAAATGGGAGGAAATATTGCTAGAAAACTTTTGATTAAAAACCATGAAGTTGTAGGTTTTGATGTTGATAAAAAAGCTTTAAATGAGATAAAAAAGTTAGGTGGGGTTGTAACTGATAGTTTAGGAGAGTTTATAGAGAGATTAAATACACATAAAAATCCTGTAGTTTGGGTAATGTTACCATCAGGAAAAATAACAAATGGAACCTTGATGCTATTGAAAGATAAGCTTAAAAAAGGAAGTATAATTATTGATGCTGGAAATTCAAATTATAAAGATAGCATAGAAAATAGTGAAAAAGTAAAAAGTAAGAATTTAAACTGGTTGGATATAGGAACTAGTGGTGGAGTGCTAGGGTTTGAACGAGGATATTGCTTCATGGTTGGTGGGGATGAAGAAGCATACACTTATATCTTACCAATATTAAAAGATCTTTCTAAAAAAGATGGCTATGAATACATTGGAAAATCAGGCAGTGGACATTTTGTTAAAATGATTCATAACGGAATCGAGTATGGAATGATGCAAGCATATGCTGAAGGATTTGAAATATTAGAAAAAAATAGTAAATATGAGTTGGATTTATCAAAAATAGCAAATCTTTGGCAGAATGGAAGTATAATAGAATCTTTGCTTTTAGATATTAGTAAGGATATATTTAAAGAAGATCCTAAACTTGAAAATATAAAAGGTTATGTAGAAGACTCGGGAGAGGGGCGTTGGACTGTTGAAGAAGCGATATCAGAAAGAGTATCTTCACCAGTTATAACTATGGCATTAATGCAAAGATTTAGATCAAGACAAGAAGAGTCATTTTCAGATAAAGTTATTGCAAAAATGAGAAAAGAATTTGGAGGTCATAGTGTTAAAAGTTGA